Proteins encoded within one genomic window of Bacillus thuringiensis:
- a CDS encoding reverse transcriptase-like protein, with the protein MIEVYIDGASKGNPGPSGAGVFIKGVQPAVQLSFPLGTMSNHEAEYHALLAALKYCTEHNYNIVSFRTDSQLVERAIEKEYAKNKMFAPLLEEALQYIKNFDLFFIKWIPSSQNKVADELARKAILQN; encoded by the coding sequence TTGATTGAAGTATATATTGATGGTGCATCAAAAGGAAATCCTGGTCCTTCTGGTGCAGGAGTATTTATTAAAGGGGTTCAACCAGCTGTACAATTATCATTCCCCCTTGGGACAATGTCCAATCATGAAGCAGAATACCACGCTTTACTTGCGGCATTAAAATATTGCACGGAGCATAATTATAACATTGTCTCTTTTCGTACAGATTCGCAACTTGTCGAGCGAGCTATTGAAAAAGAATACGCAAAAAATAAAATGTTTGCACCTCTATTAGAGGAAGCACTGCAGTACATAAAAAATTTCGATCTCTTTTTTATTAAGTGGATTCCAAGTAGTCAAAATAAAGTCGCTGATGAATTAGCTAGAAAAGCTATCTTACAAAATTAA
- a CDS encoding aldose 1-epimerase family protein — protein sequence MTATIQNEKVIVTISDKGAELQSVRLKEDNTEYLWQGDSTYWGRRAPILFPIVGRLVDNTYYVDGKPYSLTQHGFARDLTFSVKEQSEMKLTYIVTSNEETLKKYPYEFELLVSYELDGQIVHVTYEVNNPTSKEMFFSIGAHPGFNFPLLEGESFTDYHLSFNGSEHLETSVLEGPYLSSKKQLIAENTNELPLTYDLFKNDALIFENMNTDEISIRSHKHNKFVKVEFDGFPFVGVWTPGENAPFLCIEPWYGIADEVNPAKDFKEKKGIQTLQANETFTCRYSITIG from the coding sequence ATGACTGCAACAATTCAAAATGAAAAAGTGATCGTTACCATCTCTGACAAAGGTGCAGAATTACAAAGCGTGCGCTTAAAAGAAGACAATACAGAATACTTATGGCAAGGTGATTCCACTTATTGGGGACGCCGCGCACCCATTTTATTCCCAATTGTCGGCCGATTAGTAGATAATACATACTACGTAGATGGTAAACCTTATTCTTTAACACAGCACGGCTTTGCTCGTGATCTTACATTCTCTGTAAAAGAACAAAGTGAAATGAAACTCACTTATATCGTTACTAGCAATGAAGAAACATTAAAAAAATACCCATACGAATTCGAATTACTCGTGTCTTATGAGCTAGACGGACAAATCGTTCATGTAACATATGAAGTAAACAATCCTACTTCAAAAGAGATGTTCTTCTCAATCGGAGCACATCCTGGTTTCAATTTCCCGTTATTAGAAGGTGAATCATTTACAGATTATCATCTATCATTTAATGGTTCTGAACACTTAGAAACAAGTGTATTAGAAGGACCTTACCTTTCAAGTAAAAAGCAATTAATCGCTGAAAATACGAATGAGTTACCACTTACATACGATTTATTTAAAAATGATGCGCTTATTTTTGAAAATATGAATACTGATGAAATCTCTATTCGTTCTCATAAGCATAATAAATTTGTAAAAGTAGAATTTGACGGATTTCCATTTGTCGGCGTATGGACACCAGGCGAGAACGCACCTTTCCTATGTATCGAACCTTGGTACGGTATTGCTGATGAAGTAAATCCAGCAAAAGATTTCAAGGAAAAAAAAGGAATTCAAACTTTACAAGCGAATGAAACATTTACATGTCGTTATAGCATTACAATTGGCTAA
- a CDS encoding GNAT family N-acetyltransferase: MTGLKIRVERLREEQIGDIVSLSSYIGWDYNREEIETIFNAGIVYGVWNEREELIASAAIILYGEKLASIGMVIVHPDYKGRGIGKAITNSCIKSVSAHTPIMLIATDEGKPLYEKLGFRAVSYVSKYICNSYDANDYCVRNEDYMMNYKEGDLEKIIKIDEYAFGTNRKQFLKKRIMQSDQCVVVKDIKENVIGYGISIQTPENKIIGPVVAKNDEMAMRIVHDLAREHDGNLRMDVPEGKNDFLKELEIAGFKKVNTPPIMMKNSNRLLKRNSELYSIAAQIFG, encoded by the coding sequence ATGACTGGATTGAAAATAAGAGTGGAGCGTCTTAGGGAAGAACAAATAGGCGATATTGTATCATTATCTTCTTATATTGGGTGGGATTATAACAGAGAAGAAATTGAGACTATTTTTAACGCAGGGATTGTATACGGTGTTTGGAATGAGAGAGAGGAACTAATTGCTAGCGCGGCAATAATATTATATGGAGAGAAATTAGCGTCTATCGGAATGGTGATTGTACATCCAGATTATAAGGGGAGAGGGATTGGAAAAGCGATAACGAATTCATGTATTAAGAGCGTATCAGCTCATACTCCCATTATGCTGATTGCTACGGATGAAGGGAAACCTTTATATGAAAAATTAGGATTTAGGGCAGTAAGTTATGTTTCTAAATACATATGTAACTCGTACGATGCGAATGATTATTGTGTAAGAAATGAAGATTATATGATGAATTATAAAGAGGGTGATTTAGAAAAAATAATAAAAATAGATGAATATGCGTTTGGAACAAATAGAAAACAGTTTTTAAAGAAAAGAATTATGCAAAGTGATCAGTGTGTTGTTGTAAAGGATATAAAAGAAAATGTAATAGGATACGGTATAAGTATACAAACACCAGAAAATAAAATAATAGGGCCGGTTGTTGCTAAAAATGATGAGATGGCAATGAGAATTGTACATGATTTAGCAAGAGAGCATGATGGGAATTTAAGAATGGATGTACCAGAAGGAAAGAACGATTTTCTGAAAGAATTAGAGATTGCTGGTTTTAAAAAGGTGAATACACCACCAATTATGATGAAAAATAGCAATCGGTTATTAAAAAGAAATAGTGAATTATATAGTATTGCGGCGCAAATTTTTGGATAA
- the cspB gene encoding cold shock-like protein CspB, with product MQGKVKWFNNEKGFGFIEIEGADDVFVHFSAIQGEGYKALEEGQEVSFDITEGNRGPQAANVVKL from the coding sequence ATGCAAGGAAAAGTAAAATGGTTTAACAACGAAAAAGGTTTTGGATTTATTGAAATTGAAGGCGCTGACGATGTATTCGTACATTTCTCTGCGATTCAAGGCGAAGGCTACAAAGCTTTAGAAGAAGGTCAAGAAGTATCTTTCGATATCACTGAAGGAAACCGCGGACCTCAAGCTGCTAACGTAGTAAAACTTTAA
- a CDS encoding YqcI/YcgG family protein, with translation MNESYLLDNEGMKMRTDIPNWVAKEFENFSNVVLEPTFPCYFGLTALKKNELRYSFLSHNDWSHLPHTMLSFLELMKERPIVRRGFFLFVEPECEEQSLEYYRDYFWKVLQYLHENDDQTWPKQIPEEPDHYLWEFSFGGEPIFAFGNAPAYKQRKTRHLGNSLVIGFQPRTIFDGLEGDRPKGAYSRQTVRDRVEKWDQLPKHPNISHYGDPDHREWKQYFIGDDVEPIKGKCPFLHKIEK, from the coding sequence ATGAATGAGTCTTATTTATTAGATAATGAAGGAATGAAAATGAGAACAGATATACCGAATTGGGTTGCAAAAGAATTTGAAAATTTTTCAAATGTCGTATTAGAACCAACCTTCCCATGTTATTTTGGTTTAACTGCTTTAAAAAAGAATGAACTTCGTTATTCCTTTCTCTCTCATAATGATTGGAGCCATTTGCCGCATACAATGTTATCTTTTTTAGAGTTAATGAAAGAACGCCCAATTGTAAGAAGAGGCTTTTTTCTTTTTGTGGAACCAGAATGTGAGGAACAATCACTGGAATATTATCGTGATTACTTTTGGAAAGTACTACAATATTTACATGAAAATGATGATCAAACATGGCCGAAGCAAATTCCTGAAGAACCAGATCATTACTTATGGGAATTCTCATTTGGAGGGGAACCGATATTCGCATTTGGAAATGCGCCAGCTTATAAACAACGAAAAACTAGGCATTTAGGAAATTCTCTCGTTATTGGATTTCAGCCACGTACCATTTTTGATGGATTAGAAGGCGACCGTCCTAAAGGAGCATATTCAAGACAAACAGTCCGAGATCGAGTTGAAAAGTGGGATCAGTTGCCGAAACATCCTAACATTAGTCATTATGGTGATCCAGATCATCGTGAATGGAAACAATACTTCATAGGAGATGATGTAGAGCCGATAAAAGGAAAATGTCCTTTTCTTCATAAGATAGAAAAGTAA
- a CDS encoding cysteine hydrolase family protein produces the protein MKQALLIIDAQQELIDGNEQESEVFHKTELLSTLNTALQKAIDSNALIVFVRDIDVASGSGVGFEVHNQIQVPQSAIFINKAATNSFYGTSLLELLKEEKINHIVIGGCKTEHCIDTAVRTATVQGFDVTLIKNGHSTTDSNVLSAEQIIGHHNKILHGHYNVDHFSMVRDIKEDLFQPTHDQYRD, from the coding sequence ATGAAACAAGCACTATTAATTATCGATGCTCAGCAAGAATTAATTGATGGAAATGAACAAGAAAGTGAAGTTTTTCATAAAACCGAGCTATTATCTACACTCAATACAGCCCTGCAGAAAGCAATAGATTCCAATGCTCTTATCGTTTTCGTAAGAGATATCGATGTTGCATCTGGTAGTGGCGTAGGCTTTGAAGTACATAATCAAATTCAAGTACCTCAGTCTGCAATCTTTATTAATAAAGCAGCAACAAATTCATTCTATGGCACTTCTTTACTTGAACTTTTAAAAGAAGAAAAAATTAACCATATCGTTATAGGTGGATGTAAAACAGAACATTGCATCGACACCGCTGTTAGGACAGCAACTGTACAAGGCTTTGACGTTACATTAATTAAAAACGGTCATTCCACAACTGATTCTAACGTATTGTCTGCAGAACAAATTATTGGTCACCATAATAAAATTTTACATGGGCATTATAACGTCGATCATTTTTCTATGGTGAGAGATATCAAGGAAGATCTCTTTCAACCAACCCATGACCAATATCGCGATTAA
- a CDS encoding QueT transporter family protein, with protein sequence MNIRTLVGNGILAALYIAVSMLIQPFGFTSVQFRISEMFNHLVVFNKKAIYGIVLGVFLTNLFFSPMIAYDLVFGVGQSILALVATIISMRFIKGVWARMIFNTVIFTITMFMIAIELHLAFDLPFMLTWLTCAAGEFVVMVIGMPVMYWINKRVQFERFM encoded by the coding sequence ATGAATATTAGAACATTAGTCGGTAATGGTATTTTAGCGGCATTATATATTGCTGTTTCTATGCTTATTCAGCCATTTGGCTTTACGAGTGTACAGTTTCGTATTTCAGAGATGTTTAATCATCTCGTTGTATTTAATAAGAAAGCAATTTACGGAATTGTATTAGGTGTATTTTTAACGAATCTCTTTTTCTCACCTATGATCGCTTACGATTTAGTATTTGGAGTAGGGCAATCTATTCTTGCACTAGTTGCAACCATTATTTCTATGCGATTCATTAAAGGTGTTTGGGCTCGTATGATTTTTAATACAGTTATCTTTACAATTACAATGTTTATGATTGCAATTGAACTTCATCTTGCATTTGATTTACCATTTATGTTGACTTGGTTAACATGTGCAGCCGGTGAATTTGTTGTAATGGTTATTGGTATGCCTGTAATGTACTGGATTAATAAGCGAGTACAATTTGAAAGATTTATGTAA
- a CDS encoding DMT family transporter yields the protein MKKDWIAPLALLFVSFIWGATFVVVQNAMSFVGPFTFNGIRFLFAGIILLFVQMIFSKKASKQDIKQSSLAGLIVGFFLCVGYVLQTFGLLYTTSSKAGFLTGLSIVMVPILSFIFLKQKATIFIVMGIAVATAGLYLLTAGDSFQLNIGDILVLGCAVAFAAHILVNGFFSKKISPLLLSTSQVLAVGMFSSICAFLFEDWEKLFSVALWTNSSFLFALFLTSLFATSIAFFIQTSAQKHTSPTRVAIIFAMEPVFAALTGVLVANEQLSISAIIGCLCIFLGMVFVELPSKTKKEAQAA from the coding sequence GTGAAAAAAGATTGGATTGCTCCTCTTGCTTTATTATTTGTGTCTTTTATTTGGGGAGCTACGTTTGTTGTCGTTCAAAATGCTATGTCTTTCGTTGGTCCATTTACGTTTAATGGGATTCGCTTTTTATTCGCTGGAATTATTTTATTATTCGTTCAAATGATTTTCTCAAAAAAAGCTTCAAAACAAGATATAAAACAGAGCAGTCTCGCGGGATTAATCGTTGGATTCTTTTTATGCGTTGGCTATGTATTACAAACATTCGGCTTACTTTATACAACTTCTTCAAAAGCTGGTTTCTTAACAGGGCTTAGTATCGTTATGGTACCAATTTTATCTTTTATCTTTTTAAAACAAAAAGCTACCATTTTTATCGTAATGGGTATTGCTGTAGCAACAGCAGGTTTATACTTATTAACGGCTGGTGATTCTTTTCAATTAAACATTGGAGATATACTTGTTCTCGGTTGCGCAGTCGCTTTCGCTGCCCATATTCTTGTTAACGGCTTCTTTTCTAAGAAAATATCACCTTTATTGTTAAGCACGTCGCAAGTATTAGCTGTCGGTATGTTTTCTTCTATTTGCGCTTTTTTGTTTGAAGATTGGGAAAAATTATTTTCAGTAGCACTATGGACGAATTCTTCCTTTTTATTTGCTCTATTTCTAACTTCCCTATTTGCGACATCCATTGCTTTTTTCATTCAAACATCAGCACAAAAACATACGTCTCCAACGAGAGTAGCAATTATTTTTGCAATGGAACCCGTTTTTGCTGCCTTAACAGGCGTTCTCGTTGCAAACGAACAACTGTCTATCTCTGCTATTATCGGATGCCTATGTATTTTCCTAGGCATGGTTTTTGTTGAATTACCTTCCAAAACAAAAAAAGAAGCGCAGGCTGCGTGA
- a CDS encoding DUF2564 family protein has protein sequence MGSEVNDFEEVKFRVETAQKMVGSATISMDPDTLEHAATAVEAARSQLEIMKSVAVDLDEPFLMNEEKKLSKCEQQLNEAMH, from the coding sequence ATGGGATCAGAAGTAAATGATTTTGAAGAAGTAAAATTCCGTGTAGAAACAGCACAAAAGATGGTGGGTTCAGCAACAATTTCAATGGATCCAGACACTTTAGAGCATGCCGCAACTGCTGTAGAAGCAGCTCGCTCTCAGCTTGAAATTATGAAATCTGTTGCGGTAGATTTAGATGAGCCGTTTCTAATGAATGAGGAAAAGAAATTAAGCAAATGCGAGCAGCAATTAAACGAAGCAATGCATTAA
- a CDS encoding zinc-finger domain-containing protein produces MDKKQLITEVNDLLETYCEGCFLREHNRKTNSKYYAHSFCIKQCTVGETLKKYGEQLS; encoded by the coding sequence GTGGATAAAAAGCAACTCATTACAGAGGTAAATGACTTATTAGAAACGTATTGTGAAGGGTGTTTTTTGCGAGAACATAATCGAAAGACAAATAGTAAATATTATGCTCATTCATTTTGTATTAAGCAATGTACAGTTGGAGAAACATTGAAAAAGTATGGGGAACAGTTGTCATAA
- a CDS encoding ribonuclease H family protein, producing the protein MKYKIHWLYKTKRGLQTELTTDYMNIEDVLQFAEDFEKTGRVKELLFYDEMDAEWSLKEMKKLSKQVEDEPQEILVYFDGGYDVQTKEAGVGICVYYKKGNKNYRIRRNAYIEGIYDNNEAEYASLLYGMNILEELGIKYEAVTLRGDSQVVLQQLAGEWPCYDEHLNHYLDQIEQKAKQMKLKLVCEPISRKQNKEAHQLATQALEGTVIDSHKEITE; encoded by the coding sequence ATGAAATATAAAATTCATTGGTTGTATAAAACAAAGCGCGGTTTGCAGACGGAATTAACGACAGATTATATGAACATAGAAGATGTACTGCAATTTGCAGAGGATTTCGAGAAAACAGGAAGAGTAAAAGAATTATTATTTTACGATGAAATGGATGCAGAATGGTCATTAAAAGAGATGAAAAAACTGAGTAAGCAAGTGGAGGATGAGCCCCAAGAAATACTCGTTTATTTTGATGGTGGTTATGATGTGCAGACGAAAGAAGCTGGAGTAGGTATATGTGTGTACTATAAAAAAGGAAATAAAAACTACCGAATTCGCCGCAACGCATATATAGAAGGTATATATGATAATAATGAAGCCGAATATGCGTCATTATTATACGGTATGAATATACTCGAGGAATTAGGGATTAAGTATGAAGCAGTTACACTTCGCGGGGATTCTCAAGTCGTATTGCAACAATTGGCCGGAGAATGGCCTTGCTATGATGAGCATTTAAATCATTATTTAGACCAAATTGAACAAAAAGCGAAGCAAATGAAATTAAAACTTGTATGCGAGCCAATATCTAGAAAACAAAATAAAGAAGCACATCAATTAGCAACGCAAGCATTAGAAGGAACAGTCATTGATAGTCATAAAGAAATAACCGAATAG
- a CDS encoding DUF6123 family protein, translating to MQTVEDYLSFLHTKGFKLSEEAQGFIMFGQGYTGASDGIVNAAIEATIKHQLQFDGSYFVALLERLKEEEITDKKSAKAFMRKLQA from the coding sequence ATGCAAACAGTAGAAGATTATCTTTCATTCTTACATACGAAAGGATTTAAACTATCAGAGGAAGCACAAGGGTTTATTATGTTCGGACAAGGATATACGGGTGCATCTGATGGAATTGTAAACGCAGCGATAGAAGCGACCATTAAACATCAATTACAGTTTGATGGTAGTTATTTTGTTGCGTTATTAGAACGATTGAAAGAGGAAGAAATTACAGATAAAAAAAGCGCTAAGGCTTTTATGCGGAAGTTACAAGCGTAA